The Juglans regia cultivar Chandler chromosome 16, Walnut 2.0, whole genome shotgun sequence nucleotide sequence GGGCTCCTGCATGATTTCCATGTTCTACATGATTTGAGTCCTCGATCCCTCATATGCAATATCTACCTGTTTTCTGTAATATGATTTATTCTTAAATGTTGCTTATGAAGTATAATTAAGGTGCAAATCCCAATACTATTAATGTTTCTTAAATAATGTCAGCTAATTAGCATCTTCTGCCTAGCTACGCAAATCGTTTTGCTAGCTGAAGAGCAAGAGATCAAAGTGATCCGGACTTCCAAAACTCAAATGCATGGGGAATTGTCCCACTCCAACTAGACAAAATATGCTGGGAATTGGGACATTTACACCGTGGCAATTGATTTCCTTTGGTCAAAGGATATTCTGACAGTTTATGTACTTTGGTCAGAGGATATATATtgtgaaagtaaaaaaatatgacaaacactactttcacaaaaattttctatcgaattgtgtttttattttatttttatttttatttttacttaacggttaaaaaaatattttataataattttataaattttattattatttttaaatatttaaaagagtaatattacatacagtcgtgaaatgcacaagtgccgtgcagtcgttttgaaaaagagtagagtctactattaaaaaattaatttcttttcatgtgggtcctatatttattcactttttttaaaatggctGTACGATACTTGTACACTAacgactgtaagtatcatttctctatttaaaatgattaaaaaatatgtgaaaaaaaaaaaattacactatttgATACTAATTTTCGGCGAGCGTAGCAGCGCTAAATATTTGCTTGCAACAAAGGGCAGTTGTCTGCTTCGATTCTAACGGTACTTGCagttgaaaatatataatattgctcaAATATAGCATGGAAATTACTATATATCTTGCTTCCATGAAGACCGATTACTGATGATCAGGAGAATTGTTTGAAGGAGGATTTCAtttctaattacatattaaaaaaaggcCTGGCGTCGTCTCGATCGTTTCCGTAATGACCCTGCATTTCCATAGTAAGAGCTAGCTAGATCGAGCAGCTGCTGCATGCAGTTAACTTCATtgcttaattggctttttcatCAGCACATCGATCTGGGTGGGCCGTGACACTGCAATATGCATGGTACATTGTGCCTTGTCCATTTCCGATTGGCTTTACTTTATGAATGGATTAGATCTAATCGATTCGATCGTGGCCTTGCTTTGCTTGGCAATTTAAACAAATTAGATGCCCACAAAATGGACATGCTACATCATCATGAATTTgctttaattaaaaagatattaattattggtataaataaagttttattgattgtgaatcaaattaaaaaagatatttggaGAGTGACTCAATATAATGCGCACTACAATAAATAATGGATTTTGGGTAGAAATTTTTCCCGCGAATATTATTTGGTTGTAAATAATTACGTTTTACTACCGAAATCACATCGTCGGAAAATTCTTGCCgcaaataattatattggaCCATATTATTTGTCACGATTTACAAtctgtgaaaattaaagattttttcgTACAAAATTAAGCTCAtcagaaaaaatttatagataataattttttacggCGACATATGTATTTATTAGTGACGAAATTAGTTGGtgacaaaaaatttacaattccCTTGAATACAATTTGGTtgcaaataattataatttgccACCAAATTCACGTCGTCAGAAAAATCTCGtcgtaaataattatattagactattttctATTTGCCACGAGTTACAATCTGTGAAAATTAAAGGTTTTTTACCACCAATTAAgattattacaaaaaatttacaaatattatttttttacgatGACATATGCATTCATTAGTGACGGAATTAGTTggtaacaaaaaattaatggtTCCTGTGAATACTATATGGTAGCAAATAATTACGTTTTGCtactaaataaaaattcacGTCGTTAGAAAATTATCTTtgcaaataattatattggacaaaattctttttttttttcacaaaattaagatcatcaaaaaaaatttgtaaataatatttttttacagtaACATATGTATTCATTAGTGACAAAATTGGTTGgtgacaaaaaatttaaaatcttagaTATAAacccagcctctctctctctctctctctcaaccaaAACCCCCTATTCTCTTCTCCTTTAGCCACAGCGACGCCGCCGTAGTGCAGCCACACAATCACCGGCATCAGCCTCCCCTCATTGGTGCCAACCTCCCCCAGCCCCCACGTCGTCGACCTCCTCCCTCCATCCTGAAACAACCCCTCCCTCACCCGATCTGCTTTCATCTTCAGCCCAGTAGCGCCGCAGCCTCCCACCGTAGCAGACCACCACTACCACCACCTTGCTGGACCACCCCCACCTCCAATCTACCTTCCTGCACACCTCACTCCCTCTCCTCCTCACCAAATCGAGCCCCCTCCTTACACGGGTTCTATGCTGTTGCATGGCCCAGATCTGCTGCCAGTGGCTGCCGCACCACCTCCTCGAGGCTACCAGCCATCCACCGGCACCCCCTGCTCCCCAATGGCCAGCCCGAGTCCCCTCTCCTCTCAGGTTTGTGTATACCTCTCTTGCCCTCTCTTACGTGTGTCATGGCTTCCACCATCCATTTTGGATTCTACTCTTTCGTCGccacctattttatttttgtagttctATAACACTAATTTTTTGTTATGTGGTCAGTGGTAAATTGTGCACATGAAATCTTGGGGATCCATGCAAACAAAACGCacgtttcatattaaaaaataaaaaaaatttatgccaTGTAGGCTGGTGCGTAGAGATTGAGTTGTATTTATAGAAGAATTCAGAAAGTATCATCCgtgttaataaaaaataaaaatagattttttattaattaattaattttttatcgcaaaaaaaaagaaaaagaaatttgtcgtcattaggaaaatgataagagCCATTTAAAGAGCTCGAGTCACATGCAGACACGTGCATGTTGCCACGGCTTTGGCTTCTACATGAAGACACCGACGGCCTTGTCAAGGTGTAGGCAGAAGATCAAATCTTCTTTAGTGATATATACTCAAAACTCTCCctctttctttaatttattcctTTCTTCTTTGCCAAATCATTGATATTTCGTGAACGAGTACTGATCATTCTTTTTCCTGAGTACTGAtcagagagaaagaaagagaactgCATATATTcagaaataaagagaaaatggcGGATTGGGGTCCCGTGGTGATCGCAGTGGTGCTGTTCGTGCTGTTAAGCCCGGGGCTGTTGTTCCAGCTGCCCGGGAAGGGCAGAATAGTGGAGTTTGGGAACATGCATACAAGTGGGTTTTCCATCTTTGTTCACACCATCATCTTCTTTGGCCTCATAACAATCTTTCTCATCGCCATTGGTGTCCACATCTACACATGAGGATGACCTGCaaattaataatgaattaatGATCAATACGTACCCAGCTCTCCTTTTACATTTATCTGTGCCCCCCAAGTTGATTTTTGAGTACTCGAAAGCAATATTATGTTGTAATCTACCGTTTGTTAATCTTTCTGCTGCTgtcttaagttttatttttttgaatagaaATACCTTAAATTTCTTCTGGGGATGTCTTTTTTCATTGTGTTTTGTCGGCAGTTACTAGTTAAATGAATTCATCAAAGTTGTACTGTTTAAGTTCTATATTTTGACTTTTGGTCCTTTTAAATCCTATAAGGAGACCCGAAGGccgaaaaagaggaaaagaagagagtgaTATCCTTTGTCCATTTGTATAAAGACACCTCGCACTTCGTTGGCATTTGCTTCTTCGACTAAACTACTAATTAATTGTTCCGTGTGACAAAGCAACATGACAATTAGATTAAGATAATCGCAATGTAAAAATATGCAATTTGGTAAATGGCCCTAGTAGATGATGATCAACAAggtaaaaacatttaaaaaaataaaaataaagaatcacCTTTTCCAgaatttagggaaaaaaaaaaagaaaaaaggaaaagagacttAGAAAACACAATTTGTGGACCATTGTCAGAATGGGGAGTGTTCATCTCTTACCTATTTCCAGAAGAAAAATTAATGCTATTTGGTAGTATGCCATAATCGAGATTATTAGCTACCAATAataacaaggaaaaagaaaaatcctctGGACATGAAAATAACTCGGCCGTGATTCCTTtctatgatcatatatatacttGTTGGAGATTTTCGTTATATTCTTATTTCCAAAATATTCCACCAAAAAACACAACCAAACTTGTGGTGAGTGAACAATATGATTCCTAACagctaaaatttttatatatatccacgaaaaaagagaagaaaatctaCATAAACTTTGGTAAAATGAAAGAGAATATGAGAACCAAACTGGGAATAGCTCTGACTTCTTCTCCCAACTTGGAAATGAGTAGGCAGTAGCTAAAGCAAACCTTTAACAATTCACCATATCTACTATTATCCCCACATCCAGTAACAtgttaataaacaaattattcaCAATTCCTGCATCAATACTTGAAGAGGCTCTATGTAGTGTAATTGTCCCGATGTGTTGCTAGAAGAAGCAATATCCACAGGAACGTTGACTCTCCTCGGATCCTCCCCTAATAATTCAATTCTCTCTCAGAACCACCTTTTTCCCTTCACAAAAGTTTCCAAGCTGCAGCAATTGGAAGCCATAGTGGGCAAAAAATATCAGAAATCTTCCGAAATGGCATTGTGGCCACTGCAGTCAAATAGTACACAAAATTTTTGAGTAAATGACTACTTATTCATCAAGCCACGTGTTAAAGCTCTTCAAGATTGGCTACgtttatatttgaatgagatCCAGAATTTATATCTGATTAACAAGCTTATTTGGAGAAAAGCAATGTACTCTTTTTACCCATTAAGACAATCATGCGTAAAGCAATGTCTAACAACAATTCATTCTGATGTATCCCAAGTACTCACTGAATACCGAGCATAGCATTCCTGAGCAGCACTTATAATACCAGGAAACTCTCTTGGATAGTGTCTCATTGGTCATTTGAGgttgtaaaatagaaaaatctccCTTGGAGATCCTCAATCCCATAGCTTTTGGACAATGCAgtttcatttataattttttttaaacatattcatatatatgttAAGGGAAGGGGGGCAGGTGATTATAGCCTTTTGGTATTAGAATGAATAATGAAGACTGTCATGTGCTGATCATTTGTATGGGGAGCCAAAATAACATAATCAAACTGCCTAACAAAACATGAATACTTATATTGCAACAGCTACAAGtatcaaagaaattgaaaatgagaACTAAAAAGATAATCCAACCTTCATACTTGTTAACTACTAACATCAAGTATCACACATCTCTGACAAAATGAGTTATTAAAGATTCTTTGCAACCAATCTAAACCCTGAAGCAATCTCCAAtcaatttcttccattcttttgttttttcttcaccCCTGTTTTGCTCTTACAAAAAATCACAGCACTTCCGTATCCAAGAAGAAAATACTACGCAGTAGTTGCTTGATAAGATATGCACATAGCAAGCTAGCAGCAAACATCTAGTTTGTGGTGGATCAAGATGGGACTATTGACAACTATGACAACTTTTTGACCTATGCATAAGGGAGGAGGAAGGCAGGTAGGAAATAAGAGGCAAAATAAGACCTAATGATGGGCCTTCTCAAACCCAAGCATACATAGACTTTGCTTCTCCACCACAACCCTCAGTCCacgtgatttttcatttttctgttttggCATAGAAATGAAATcatattatgaataaaaaagaaagtgtAAGGACCCTTGGAATTCGAATTCCAGATAAAAGAACAAAGCCATAGGAGAAGCAGCCGAAAGAAGTTAAAAGATTAGAGCTTGACAACGAACAAGCAGGATGAACTGAGAGGTGGGGGAGGACAAAGAAGACTTCCTGAAACTTGTCCATGCCCGGTGTTAATGGTGCCTCTTAAGCCATGAAACCCAATAGGACTGTATGCTTGCAACCACCATTCACAAACAATTGACCGCATACGGTATTCAACTAATCGCTCCTATTCGCATAATTAGGCTCCTAAATCCCACCAGCCTAACACGAcgtgaataaaacatgaatcCAGCACTACACAGAAAGCCTAAATTAAATGGAAAGTAATTTAAGCAACTTATTACTCTTTCTCGTGTGCTtctaagaaacaaacaaaacgcGCCTAACGGAATCTCCAACGCAGAGTAGAATATGAAAGATCAAACCAATTCCTTGGCATCATTAGCAAGATACAAAGGCAACGAACTCGTTCACACAGACAAACAAACAATACTTTAAGACAAAACCAATACATAAATAGCCATgaaattgagaatatttcttACCAGGAATGTCCTTTCGCGGCGTGGGTGGCGCCGTGGCATAACAGAGAAGGGAGCGACCCAACATCGAGAGGGTCGATACGATTCCAGCCACGTAGAACACCATGACCAGCCCGAGAATCCACGGCATCAATATAAACCCGATAAAGAAAGTGACCGATCCACATAGCATCAGGGCCAGTGAAATCCCAAGCATCAGGGAAGCGAAACCCGCCGGCGAGATCTGAGCCGCAGGAGAGGGCCGcctggaggaggaagaagacgacGGTGACGTCGTCAAAGCCTGCGGCGGAGAGCTGTCGGAGAAAGGGATCGGCGACGGCGGGGATCTGAGGATGTTGAGGACCAGAGCGGAGAGCTCGTAGAAAATTCTAGATTGCTCGTCTTGATGCTGCCTTCTcgtcattttcctttttccggAAAATTTGATTTTTCGTCAAAATCTtagaaaccaaaaccaaatgaCGATAAATTCTAAAAGGATGATGGatcctttattaaaaaaagaaactggAGGAAAACGAGGCAAGTGGATAGGCTCGGAAACTTTATCTACAGCGGTTCTGTTGATAGGTGAGGCTTTCACGTAATTGCATGTGGAGAGTTGTTACAGGCAGATTTGTTTGTTTCCCAGGAAATTCTTCCCACGAAGTCTAGAAGACGTAGAGAGAAGGAAAGAGACGCGGGCGGTGGTATTCCGATCGCGGAGACAGCTCTGCGATTTTCCGGAcgcttttccctctctcttttttctcaggcttttctttttccgtttggatagagagaaaatttaatatatatgaggGTTCGAGTGCGTGTGCCGATTTGGCTGGGGAGCTCCATCTTTTGTGTGGACTATAGATAAGATAAAGCCTGCCGCCCGTGCGGCGTGCGTAATCTGTGCGCGTGTAGAACACGATCCATTCTTGGAGTGGGTCTGAACACTGAAGGTGGTGGCGATTAGGCAAAGACCAGCTGACGCGGAACCTTATCGTCAACGAATTTGTTTTTGAGTCTTTGACATCCTCATGTCTCCCGATTAAGCGCGTGGAGAAGCCTTGGATGATCATCCGATAcgggatag carries:
- the LOC108980540 gene encoding uncharacterized protein LOC108980540 yields the protein MSDWGPVFVAVVLFVLLTPGLLFQVPGHRRYVEFGNFQTGGASILVHSLLYFALICVFLLAVKVHLYLGPSSAAASHRSRPPLPPPCWTTPTSNLPSCTPHSLSSSPNRAPSLHGFYAVAWPRSAASGCRTTSSRLPAIHRHPLLPNGQPESPLLSVLIREKERELHIFRNKEKMADWGPVVIAVVLFVLLSPGLLFQLPGKGRIVEFGNMHTSGFSIFVHTIIFFGLITIFLIAIGVHIYT
- the LOC108980543 gene encoding uncharacterized protein LOC108980543 isoform X1 codes for the protein MTRRQHQDEQSRIFYELSALVLNILRSPPSPIPFSDSSPPQALTTSPSSSSSSRRPSPAAQISPAGFASLMLGISLALMLCGSVTFFIGFILMPWILGLVMVFYVAGIVSTLSMLGRSLLCYATAPPTPRKDIPVATMPFRKISDIFCPLWLPIAAAWKLL
- the LOC108980543 gene encoding uncharacterized protein LOC108980543 isoform X2, with product MTRRQHQDEQSRIFYELSALVLNILRSPPSPIPFSDSSPPQALTTSPSSSSSSRRPSPAAQISPAGFASLMLGISLALMLCGSVTFFIGFILMPWILGLVMVFYVAGIVSTLSMLGRSLLCYATAPPTPRKDIPAWKLL